The Halorussus rarus genome includes the window CGTCACGGAGGCGCTGGGCGACCACGTCACCGAGAAGTTCGTGCAGGCCAAGCGCGCCGACTACGCCGACTACAAGACCCACGTCTCCCCGTGGGAGAAGGAGAAGTACCTCGAGAAGTTCTGAGTCGCTTCGGCCGTTCTCTCCGTTTTCAGGTCGGCGACGCCGACCGTCTTCTTCTCGCGCGCTCGACCAGACTCGGCAGCAGCAGGATGCCGACCGGTACCAGCAGGTTCAGCACGAACACCGCCGCCAGCGGCAGGTCGGGCCGGTTGCCGGCGTAGCCGACCAGTCCGAGCGCGCCGAGACCGACGACGGCCGCGGGGAGCGTCACGGCCCCGCGCGGTCGGGCGCCGAGCGCGGCCCACGTCGCCCCCGCGCCGACGACGCCGGCGAGCGTCGCGACCGAGTCCGGGGTGAGTCCGTGGGTGGCGAGCGCCGCCGCCGCCAACCCGGCCGCGACCGCGAACGCCCGGGTCGGGTCCCAGTCGGCGATTCGCAGGAGCGCGGCGAGGTACGCCAGCGCGACGCCGACGCCGACCGCCACGTCGACCGCGTAGTGGACCCCGATGACCAGCCGGGACGTCGCGACGACCGCCACGACCGCGGCGGCCGCGACCGCGCGCCGGTCGCGGGTGCCGCGGTCGAGGACGAGCGCGAGCAGCCCCCACAGCGTCGTCGCGCCGACGGCGTGGCCGCTGGGGAAGCCGTAGCCGCCGGCGCGGGCGACGCGGAGGTCGGCCGGCGGTCGCGGGAGCGCGAACAGTCCCTTCAGGGCGAGCGTCAGCGCGAGCGCGCCGAGCACCGCGGCCAGCGAGAAGGCGCCTTTTCGCCGGTCGCCGAACCAGTACAGGAGCGCGACCGCCGCGAGGAGAAGCCCCGCGTCGCCCAGGTGGGTGAGCGCAGCGAACAGCTCGCGGGCGAACTCGGGCAGGAAGCGCGCGAAGGCGTCGGTGACGCCGAGGCCTCGTCCGGGCATCGGCCGGGAGTTTCCCGGCGAGCGGGATATAGCCTACGAACGGGATCGCGACGGAGCGTGCGAGACCGACCGGTGCGCGAGTGCCGCCGACCGGAAGCCGGGTCGGCGCCTACGACCGGAAGTTGCCGATGCGGTCGCTGATGCGGCTCGGGAGGGTCATCACGCCGACGCCGAAGCCGAGCATCACCATCAGGGCGTAGAGCCCGAGCGTCGAGAGCCAGACGACCGCCATCGCGAAGATGGCCCAGAAATCGCGGAGCCAGTAGAACGCCCCGAGGGTCATCGCGGTGCCGTACAGCAGCACGAGGTACGGACCCCAGCCGCGGGCGTGGCCCCGGCGCATCCGCTTGCGGACGTACTGCTTGAGCTCGGACTCGACCTCCGGTTTCTCGACGGTCCGCGATTCGATGTCGTCTTCGAACGATTCCACGTCGGCTCGCAGCTCCCGCAGTTCGTCGCGGAGTTCCACGATGTCGGGAGCGGATTCGTCGTCACTCATGTATTGGGCGAGTAGCTCCTGTTTGCGTTCGAGGCGCGCGTCCTCCGGCTCGGTGGTGCGCTCGGCGTAGCTGCCGCGCTCTGCGAGGACGATGTTGACCACGCCGCCGAGCAGCACCAGGATGCTGGCGAAGTACAGCCACGTCACCAGCAGCAGCGCGGTGCCGAGGAACTGCGAGGGGCTGGTCGAAGAGACGCCGGCGTAGATTCGAAAGAGGATCTGGAGCACCGTCCACCCGACCGTCGCCAGGACGGCACCGGGAAGCGCCTCCCGGATCGAGACGTCCGCGTCGGGGAAGACGACGTACACCGGGAGGAAGACCGGGACCAGCGCGGCCAGCTGGATTATCGTCGCGATGACGCCCACGAACGGGAACTCCGGGAACAGCGCGGTCGCGGCGCCCGCCAGCACGACGACGATCACGCCGACGCCGATGGCGGCCAACACCAGCAGCGCGTCCTTCACCTGGTCGGCGATCCCCGTCTTGGCGTCGGTGGCGTAGATGGCCGAGAACGCCTCGTCGAACCCCCGGAACACCTTGATCGCGCTCCACACGAGCACCACCAGCCCGATGACGGTCGTCCCGCCGCTGCCCGTCGGGTTGGTGATGAACTGCCGGAGTTGCTGCTGGCCGGTCGCCGTCAGCAGTCCCGAGGCCCGGTCGACGACCTGCGTCGCGAACTGCTCGCCGGCCACGAACGAGACGACGACGAACGCGAGCAGGAGCAGCGGGATGAGCGAGACGAACGAGTAGTAGGCCGTACTCGCCGCCAGGAAGGTTATCTCCTGCTCGCGGGCCTCCTCGAAGACCGAGCGACCGACGTCCGCGGCGTTTCCGAGACTGGGCACGCGACTCGTTTCGCCAACGAGATACAAATATTCACTGGCATGAGCCCGGGTATCCGGTTCCGAGCCCCGCTGTTAGGAGTCTCGTGTCGCCCGGCGTACCTGTCCGACGGTCGCGGGCGTCTTGAACGTGGTGCCGCCGTAGTGGGTCCGCGAGGCCGCGAACCCGGCGTTCCGGAGGTCGCCGAGGAACTCGTCCATGCCCGGCGCCGCCCGACCCCACTCCTTGCAGAGCCGGTGCTGGTCGTAGTGGGTCGGCTCGTGGAGTTCGCCTTCGAGCCGGTCCAGCAGGCGCTCGGCCCGGGTGACGGTGCCCATCGACTCGTCGAGTTCGTCGCGGACCGCGGCCGCGAAGTCGGCGTCGTGGGCCGGGCCGAGCCACAGCGGGCCGGCGGTCAACAGCCGGTCGCTCCCGCACTCGGGGCAGGCGTCGAGCGGGTCGGCGATGAGCCCGTCGTCGTGCTCGCGGTAGAGGCAGTCCTCGCAGTGGTAGACGTGGCCCAGTTCGTCGATCGCGGCGTTGGCGTCGCTCGCGCTGTGGTCGAGTTCCAGGTAGGTCCGGACGTAGTGGTTGGTCGCGTGGGTCAGGACGGGCGTCACCCCGGCGTCGTAGCGCGCGGCGGTCCGGGCCAGCGCCGACAGCAGAACGCGGACGCCCATCTCGGCGTGGTAGTCGGTGTTCCGAGGGACCGCGCTGTACTTCCGGACGCCGCTGTGGAAGTGGGCGCCGCACAGCGGCGCGGTGTCGGTCGCGGTGACGCAGACGAGGTCGCGGGTGTTGGCGAACGCGGCGTCGGCGAACGGGATGGGCGAGCCGAACGGGTCGACGTCCACCACGTCGAAGACCTCCTCGTGCATGAGCGCGTTGGCGTCGCGTTCGACCGCCTCGCCGTCGAGGTCGTTGCGCGCGAGGTTGCGGCGACAGAGGTCGACCGCGTCCGGGTCGACGTCGGCCATCGTGACGTTCCAGCCCTCGGCGGCCGCGCGGACGCCCCGGACGCCGCTGGCGGCCATCGCGTCGAGGTAGTACTCCGCGCGGGGTTCGCGGTCGCGGTAGGCCCGGAGCACCGCCACGGTCAGGTCGCGGTTGAGCTCCTGGACCGGGTTGAAGAACACCTCGTCGCCGACGCCCTCGCCCTCCTGCTCGGGGACCTCGACCTCGACCCCGCCTTCGGTGACGCGCATACCGCCACTCGTCGCTCCCCGGCGAAAAGCCAACCGATAGCCCGCCGCCACGTCGGTCGTCGCCGGCGGCCCTGTCGGTCGGTGTCGGCCCGCCACCCCAGGTCGCCATTGGCGCAACTACCGGGCGTTTCTGGCACAGCCGTCTCCGGTTAGTCGGACTGGCGGTCACACAGCGCGCGCCCGCTGCTGTCGGCGGTGACCGCACGAATCGTCCGGTCGGGGGTCGTCCCGCCTTCCGATTTAAACCCTCGCGACCGGAGCGACCGCGAGGGGCCCGAAATACGCGGACGCGGGCCGCCGTCGGCCGGCACGACGGCGAGGGCGGGCCGGTCGAGCGCCGGTGTCAGACCGCCACACCGGAACCTGTTTAGGCCCGCCGTCCGAACGCCTCTGGCGTGTCCCCGGCAGACGCCCCGGAACCCCCGCCGTCGCCCGTCACCAGGGAGAGGCGGTGGTCGCCGTGAACCCGGTCGAGGAGTGGCAGTCCGACCTCGCGGACGCGGGCGAGCTCACCCCGACCGTGACCGACCGCATCCTGTCGGTCCACGACGACCGGGGCGCCCAGGCCATCGAGGCGGTCTCGGAGAGCCGGGTCAAGGAGTACCGCGATTTCACCGTGGTCGTGGGGTACGACGACGAGTACGTCGTGGAGGGACGGGGCTGCGGCTGCCGGGACAGCGAGTACAACCTCGACCCCGAGGACCCGACCGACCTCTGCTGGCACGTCATCGCGGTCGCCATCGCCCGTCGGGTCGGTGCGGTCGACGACCACGACATGTGGTACTCGGACGTCCGCGACTTCCTGTAGAAGCGAAAGAGGCGCCGGATTCGCGCAGCTACTCCCGGCAGATGTCCACGAAGTTCCGCAGGATGGTCAGCCCGGTCTCGCCGCTCTTCTCCGGGTGGAACTGGGTGCCGAAGACCGTGCCCGACTCGTCGGCGACGATGGCTGGGAACTCCCGCTCGTAGTCGCTCGTAGCGACGACCGCGCCTTCGTCGTCGGGGACGGCGTAGTACGAGTGGACGAAGTAGGCGTACTCCCCGTCGACACCCTCGACGAGCGGGTGGTCGCGCGTCACCGAGAGCTGGTTCCACCCCATGTGGGGCACCTTCTGGCCCTCGGCGAACCGGACGTTGGTCCCCGGAATCAGGTCGAGACCACGAACATCCCCTTGGCCCGCGCGCTCGGCCTCCTCGCTCGACGTGAGCAGCATCTGCATCCCCAGGCAGATGCCGAACACCGGCGTCCCGCTCTCGGCGACGTCGAGCAGCGGCTCGCGGTACGGCCCGGCGTTCTCGACGCCCTCGCGGAACGCGCCCACGCCCGGGAGCACGACGCCGTCGGCCGACTCGAACGCCGCGGGGTCGTCGCTGATCTCGACGCTCGCGCCCGCGCGTTCGAGCCCGCGGGTGACGCTCCGGAGGTTGCCCAGCCCGTAGTCGACCACGACGACCGACGCCGCATCCCCGCGCTCGTCGGTGCGCGCACGCTGGCTACTCATACGTAGTGGTCGGTTCGGCGCGGGCAAGACGCTTTCCCTTCCCGCCACTACGGCCGCCTCGGCGCGGTGGTCGGCGGCGCGTGCTCGGCGACAACCGGTTCGCACCGACTGCTCCGACCGGGCTGGCTCGCACTGACCGCGCTCGACCCGTGACGACCTGCCGCCGCGTGCGGACGATTCCCGCGTTCTGGCGGCTTACTGCGGTTCTTCCAGTCGAACGGCCGTTAGATATATACTGAAAATAGGAAGACTTAACCGGCGCCTGTCTGAGGGATTAGACGATTCGGTCATGGCAAACCGACGGAAATTCCTCAAATCCACGGCTGCGGTCGGTGCGGTCGGTCTCACCGGAACGGCCGGTTGTATCGGAAACCTCGGCGGTAGCGGGAGCGGGGACGAAACCACGGTCAACTTCATCCTCTCGCCCGCCGAGTCCGACGTCGACGTACAGAAACAGTACGAACCGCTGTTCAGCTACCTCGAAGACGAGACGGGCGTGACAATCGAGTCGAACGTGGCGAAAGACTACGCAGCGGTCCTGCAGGCGCTCAAGAGCGGCCAGGCCGACATCGCCGACGCGGCGCCCGCCGTCGCTATCGCGGGGAAGAAGGCGGAGTCGACCGACATCATGGGCATCCGGGTCGCGTACGGCGCCGCCAAGTACTTCTCGTTGATGACGACGAAGGCGTCGTACGACGGCATCAACGAACTCAGCGACCTCGAGGGCAAGACGATCGCCTTCGCCGACCCGCTCTCGACGAGCGGTTCGCTGTTCCCGCTGTACATGCTCAGCAAGGCCGGACTCGACGTCGGCGGTGCGCCCCAGGGCGACCCGGTGGACTTCAAGGGACAGTGGTCGGACCACTCCACCGCCCGCGAGACGCTCGTCAACCGCGACCCCGTCAAGGCCGCCGGCACCGGCGCGTTCTCGACGATCGCGCACGTCCCCAAGGACCAGCTCCCCAAGCGGGTCAAAGATATCAACCCCAGCATCGAGGACGCCGGCAGCGCGGACCCCCAGCTGGACCTGCTCCAGGCCTCCGACCCGATCCCGCGGGCACCGATACTCGCGCGCCGCGACTGGGAGGCCGACGCGCGCGACGACGTGCGGAAGGCGCTGCTGAACGCCGAGGAGAGCGACCTCATCGACGAGAACGCCGACGAGGAACTGTGGTTCACCGGCGTCACCGAGGGCGAGATAAGCGACTACGACCCCGTCGAGGCGGTTCTCAACGAGCTGGGGCTCGAGCTCGGTGACATCTAGGCTCTAACTCGCAATCTCATTGTTTTAAAGCCCGTAATCGCGCACTAATGATAGGAACCCGGCAGTACAGGTCACAGCCGACACAGAACAAGTATGAGTACGATCAAAGTTAATAACCTGACAAAGACGTACGGTGACGTTCGTGCGCTCGTGGACGTCTCCTTTGAGATTCCCGACGGCGAATTCGTCGTCCTGCTCGGGGAGTCGGGTGCGGGGAAATCGACGCTACTGCGCTGTCTCAACGGACTGACCTCCCCTACGGAAGGCAGTATCACCATCGGCGAGGAGGCGATAACCGGACCGCGCGACGACGTGGCGATGATTTTCCAGCAGCACTACATCATCGGCCAGATGAGCGCGTACTCGAACGCGCTCACCGGCTCGCTCAACCGAACGTCGTTCCTCAATAGCCTGCTGCAGCGCAACGGCCACGACGACAAGGTCGAGGCGCTCCGAGCGCTCGAGACCGTCGGTCTCCTCGATGAGGCCGGACAGCGGGCCGAGCGGATGAGCGGCGGCCAGCAACAACGGGTCGGCATCGCGCGGGCGCTCGTCCAGCAGCCCAACCTACTGCTGGCCGACGAACCGGTCGCCAGCCTCGACCCAGCCAGCGCCGAGACGGTGATGGGGTACATCCGGGACGCGGCCAAGGACCGCAACCTCACCACGATCGCCAGCCTCCACCAGGTGAATCTCGCCCGGGAGTTCGGCGAGCGATTCATCGGTCTGAAGGACGGCGAGCTCGTCTTCGACGGCTACCGCGAGGACCTCACCGTCGACGTCATCGACCGCATCTACGGGAACATCCAGACGAACGCCATCCGCGACGAGCGGGAGGCCAACGCATGAGCGCGGAGACCGACGGCGTCACCGACCGCGTCGAGGAGCGACTCGGCGACCTCAAGCGAATGAAGCGCATCCGGCGCGTCGGCATGCTGCTCATCGTCGGCGTCATCGCCGCCCTGTTCAACTTCGCGCTCGATCAGGTCGGGTTCACCATCGCCGAGATAATCCGGTACTGGCCGGAGTTCAACGACGCACTCGGCGAGTTCTTCCCGCCGGGAGAGGTGTTCGGCATCCCGTTCGTGGACCTCGGCGCGTACCTGACGTTCATCCAGGAGCGGAACCTGCTGGAGAAGGCCGTCGTCACCCTGGCGATGGGGTTCGCGGGCACCCTGCTCGGGCTTCCCGGCGCGCTCCTGCTGGGCGTGCTCGGGAGCGAGCGGGTCACGCCGTTCCCGTTCAACTTCATCTTCCGCGGCATGATGAGCACCATCCGCGCCATCCCGGCGCTGGTGTGGGCGCTCATCTACATTCCGCTGGGCGGGGTCACGCCGTTCACGGCGACGCTGGCCATCGGTACCGACACGATGGGGAACCTCGGCCGCCTGTTCACCGACGCGCTCGAGGAGGTCGAGACCGGTCCCATCGAGGCCATCGAGTCGACCGGCGCCGACCGCCGCCAGACCATCGTGTTCGGGATGCTCAGTCAGGTCGTGACGCCGTTCATCGCGTGGACGATGTACATCCTCGAGATCAACGTCCGGATCGCGGTCACGATGGGACTCATCGGCGGCGGCGGACTGGGGTACGTGCTCTCGACCGAGCGCGGCCTGTTCCACTACACGAACATGATGGCGACCATCCTCGTCATCCTGCTGCTCGTCATCAGCGTCGAGATGATAAGCCAGCGCACCCGGTCGTACATCCGCGCCGACGACGACGCCGACCAGAAGGGGCTCATCCAGCTGCTCGCGGAGTTCCCCCAGCGGATGGCCGAGTCGATGTGGCGGTGAGCGGTCGCCGCCTGCCACGCGTTCGATAGCCAGAACCGGGACTGGGACCATCGCTGTCCTCCGACGTCCCGTCCGCATCGGCGGACGACAGTTCGTATTCTCGCCTCACACAGCCGTTCGACCGGGGAGACGGCTGTAGGGACCCAAACCCTGAAGAGCGCCGAGCGTCCTCCTGCCGATATGGGTTCCCGAGAGCCGAGCAGGCGCGCGTTCCTCCGTCGGGCGGGCGCGGTCGGCGGATCTGCGGTCGGCGCGACCGGAGCCGCCGGAGCGACGGCGACGGGCTCCGGCGAGTCTGCAGCGACCGGGTCCGCCGTCGGCGTCCCCGGGCTCGACACCGACCACCGGGTCCGCTGGACCTTCGAGACCGACGAGCGCGCGACGATCTACCCTGCGGTCCGCTCGCGCGGGGCGGTCGTCGCGCTCGTCCGGACCGACGCCGACGACGGGCTGGGGTTCGAGCTGTACGCCTTCGAGACCGACTCGGGCGAGACCCGCTGGCGGCGCGGCCTCGACGACCGGTCGACCTTCCCGACGGCCGCCGGCGGGACGATCTACGCCGTGGAGGGCAACCGACTGCTCGCGCTCGACGCCGCCGACGGCAGCGAGCGCTGGCGGTTCGCGACCGCGGGCCTCGACTACCGGAGCTTCGCGGTCGGCGACGAGGCGGCGTTCGTCGCGGACAGCTCGGGGGTGACCGCCGTCGACGTCGCCGACGGCAGCGAGCGCTGGTCGACCGCGGTCGACGCCGACGGCCCGCTAGGACAGCCGACCGTGGGCGAGGAGCGCGTCTACCTCGGCGGCGAGCGCGGGTTCCGCGCGCTCGACAGGGCGACCGGCCGCGAGCGGTGGACGACGCGGACGGCCGCCGGCGAGCGGACGCTGGCCGCCGGCGTCTGGGAGGACCAGCTGGTCGGGTGGTCGAGCGACGCGGTGTACGGGCTGCGGGTCGCCGACGGGACCGAGCGCTGGCGGACCGACCACGAGGGGGTCCGACCGTACCCCGCGGCGGGTGCGCTCGCCGGCGACGCGGCCTACCTCTGGGGCGGGTCGCTGGCCGCCATCGACCTCCGGACCGGCGCGAAGCGCTGGACCTTCGAGTCCGAGTACGGCGAGGGCCACAGCCCGGTGGTCCGGGACGGCGGCGTCTACTTCCCGCTCTCCGACGACTTCGTCGCGCTCGACGCCGCCGACGGCAGCGAGCGCTGGCGCACCGGCGCCGGGACGCCCCACCGGTTCTGGGGGACCGCGACCGACGGGCTCGTCTACGTGGTCGGCGAGCGCGAGGTCGCCGCCGTCGACGCGGCGTCGGGCCGCGAGCGCTGGACGCTCGACTTCGGCGACGAGCGGGGGCTCTGGGCCGACGCTTCGGGCGATCTCGCGCTGGCGGCCACCCGGAGCGGGACGCTGTACGCGGTCGACCGGCCCTCGCCGCTGGCCACCGCGCCGGTCGCCACGGCCGAGCGGTTCGCCACCTCGCCGGCGGGGCTGGGGCTGCTCGGGCTGCTGGGCGCCGGCCTGCTCGGCGTCGGCTACCGCCGGGCGACGGTCCGGGGCGACGACCCCGACGCCGACGTCGCGTTCGGCCGCCTCGACCGACTCGCCGCCGGCCCGGTCACCGAGACGTACCGCAAGCGGATTCGGACGCCCGACGGCCCGGCGCTGGTCGCCGAGACGCGGCTTCGCGAAGGCGCCGACGCCGAGACCCGGCGGATCGTCGCCGAGGCCGTCGAGCGGTGGGCCGAGCTTTCGGACGCGGTCGACGCCGTCCTCCCGATTCTGGACCGCGGGACCGGCCCGGACGGCGAGTACGACGCGGGCGACCGCCGCGACGCAGACGACCCGGTTCCGTGGTTCGAGACCCCCTTCGCGGCGGGCGGGTCGCTGGCCGACGCCTGGCCGGTCGCCGCCCGCGAGCGCGTCGAGGTCGCCTCGGCGGTCGCCCGGACGCTCCACGCGGCCCACCGCGAGGGCGTCGCGCACGGCCGGCTCGCGCCCCGACACGTCTTCCGCGGCACCAGCGACCTCGCGGGAGGCGCCGCCGGTGCGGGGACCGACGTCCTCGTCGGCGGCTGGTTCCTCGCGGACGCGCTGGCGGGGGTCGGCGAGGAGCGCGACCCCTACGCGCCGCCGGAGGGACCGCGGGGGACGGACGTAGAACGCGCAGACGGCGACGCGTCGGCGAGCACCGACGACGAATCGGCGGGCGTCGCCGGCGACGTCTACCGCGTCGGCGCGCTGGCCTACCACCTGCTCGCGGGCGCGGTACCGGACCCGGACCCCGAGCCCGCGAGCGCGCTGAATCCGGGTCTCTCGGCCGACCTCGACGGCGTGCTCG containing:
- a CDS encoding outer membrane protein assembly factor BamB family protein translates to MGSREPSRRAFLRRAGAVGGSAVGATGAAGATATGSGESAATGSAVGVPGLDTDHRVRWTFETDERATIYPAVRSRGAVVALVRTDADDGLGFELYAFETDSGETRWRRGLDDRSTFPTAAGGTIYAVEGNRLLALDAADGSERWRFATAGLDYRSFAVGDEAAFVADSSGVTAVDVADGSERWSTAVDADGPLGQPTVGEERVYLGGERGFRALDRATGRERWTTRTAAGERTLAAGVWEDQLVGWSSDAVYGLRVADGTERWRTDHEGVRPYPAAGALAGDAAYLWGGSLAAIDLRTGAKRWTFESEYGEGHSPVVRDGGVYFPLSDDFVALDAADGSERWRTGAGTPHRFWGTATDGLVYVVGEREVAAVDAASGRERWTLDFGDERGLWADASGDLALAATRSGTLYAVDRPSPLATAPVATAERFATSPAGLGLLGLLGAGLLGVGYRRATVRGDDPDADVAFGRLDRLAAGPVTETYRKRIRTPDGPALVAETRLREGADAETRRIVAEAVERWAELSDAVDAVLPILDRGTGPDGEYDAGDRRDADDPVPWFETPFAAGGSLADAWPVAARERVEVASAVARTLHAAHREGVAHGRLAPRHVFRGTSDLAGGAAGAGTDVLVGGWFLADALAGVGEERDPYAPPEGPRGTDVERADGDASASTDDESAGVAGDVYRVGALAYHLLAGAVPDPDPEPASALNPGLSADLDGVLARALANDPVDRHESALAFDDAFRWAAFDR
- the hisH gene encoding imidazole glycerol phosphate synthase subunit HisH, which encodes MSSQRARTDERGDAASVVVVDYGLGNLRSVTRGLERAGASVEISDDPAAFESADGVVLPGVGAFREGVENAGPYREPLLDVAESGTPVFGICLGMQMLLTSSEEAERAGQGDVRGLDLIPGTNVRFAEGQKVPHMGWNQLSVTRDHPLVEGVDGEYAYFVHSYYAVPDDEGAVVATSDYEREFPAIVADESGTVFGTQFHPEKSGETGLTILRNFVDICRE
- a CDS encoding YhjD/YihY/BrkB family envelope integrity protein, whose amino-acid sequence is MPSLGNAADVGRSVFEEAREQEITFLAASTAYYSFVSLIPLLLLAFVVVSFVAGEQFATQVVDRASGLLTATGQQQLRQFITNPTGSGGTTVIGLVVLVWSAIKVFRGFDEAFSAIYATDAKTGIADQVKDALLVLAAIGVGVIVVVLAGAATALFPEFPFVGVIATIIQLAALVPVFLPVYVVFPDADVSIREALPGAVLATVGWTVLQILFRIYAGVSSTSPSQFLGTALLLVTWLYFASILVLLGGVVNIVLAERGSYAERTTEPEDARLERKQELLAQYMSDDESAPDIVELRDELRELRADVESFEDDIESRTVEKPEVESELKQYVRKRMRRGHARGWGPYLVLLYGTAMTLGAFYWLRDFWAIFAMAVVWLSTLGLYALMVMLGFGVGVMTLPSRISDRIGNFRS
- a CDS encoding tRNA (guanine(26)-N(2))-dimethyltransferase, whose amino-acid sequence is MRVTEGGVEVEVPEQEGEGVGDEVFFNPVQELNRDLTVAVLRAYRDREPRAEYYLDAMAASGVRGVRAAAEGWNVTMADVDPDAVDLCRRNLARNDLDGEAVERDANALMHEEVFDVVDVDPFGSPIPFADAAFANTRDLVCVTATDTAPLCGAHFHSGVRKYSAVPRNTDYHAEMGVRVLLSALARTAARYDAGVTPVLTHATNHYVRTYLELDHSASDANAAIDELGHVYHCEDCLYREHDDGLIADPLDACPECGSDRLLTAGPLWLGPAHDADFAAAVRDELDESMGTVTRAERLLDRLEGELHEPTHYDQHRLCKEWGRAAPGMDEFLGDLRNAGFAASRTHYGGTTFKTPATVGQVRRATRDS
- the phnE gene encoding phosphonate ABC transporter, permease protein PhnE, producing MSAETDGVTDRVEERLGDLKRMKRIRRVGMLLIVGVIAALFNFALDQVGFTIAEIIRYWPEFNDALGEFFPPGEVFGIPFVDLGAYLTFIQERNLLEKAVVTLAMGFAGTLLGLPGALLLGVLGSERVTPFPFNFIFRGMMSTIRAIPALVWALIYIPLGGVTPFTATLAIGTDTMGNLGRLFTDALEEVETGPIEAIESTGADRRQTIVFGMLSQVVTPFIAWTMYILEINVRIAVTMGLIGGGGLGYVLSTERGLFHYTNMMATILVILLLVISVEMISQRTRSYIRADDDADQKGLIQLLAEFPQRMAESMWR
- a CDS encoding phosphatase PAP2 family protein; protein product: MPGRGLGVTDAFARFLPEFARELFAALTHLGDAGLLLAAVALLYWFGDRRKGAFSLAAVLGALALTLALKGLFALPRPPADLRVARAGGYGFPSGHAVGATTLWGLLALVLDRGTRDRRAVAAAAVVAVVATSRLVIGVHYAVDVAVGVGVALAYLAALLRIADWDPTRAFAVAAGLAAAALATHGLTPDSVATLAGVVGAGATWAALGARPRGAVTLPAAVVGLGALGLVGYAGNRPDLPLAAVFVLNLLVPVGILLLPSLVERARRRRSASPT
- a CDS encoding PhnD/SsuA/transferrin family substrate-binding protein → MANRRKFLKSTAAVGAVGLTGTAGCIGNLGGSGSGDETTVNFILSPAESDVDVQKQYEPLFSYLEDETGVTIESNVAKDYAAVLQALKSGQADIADAAPAVAIAGKKAESTDIMGIRVAYGAAKYFSLMTTKASYDGINELSDLEGKTIAFADPLSTSGSLFPLYMLSKAGLDVGGAPQGDPVDFKGQWSDHSTARETLVNRDPVKAAGTGAFSTIAHVPKDQLPKRVKDINPSIEDAGSADPQLDLLQASDPIPRAPILARRDWEADARDDVRKALLNAEESDLIDENADEELWFTGVTEGEISDYDPVEAVLNELGLELGDI
- the phnC gene encoding phosphonate ABC transporter ATP-binding protein → MSTIKVNNLTKTYGDVRALVDVSFEIPDGEFVVLLGESGAGKSTLLRCLNGLTSPTEGSITIGEEAITGPRDDVAMIFQQHYIIGQMSAYSNALTGSLNRTSFLNSLLQRNGHDDKVEALRALETVGLLDEAGQRAERMSGGQQQRVGIARALVQQPNLLLADEPVASLDPASAETVMGYIRDAAKDRNLTTIASLHQVNLAREFGERFIGLKDGELVFDGYREDLTVDVIDRIYGNIQTNAIRDEREANA